The Apium graveolens cultivar Ventura chromosome 10, ASM990537v1, whole genome shotgun sequence nucleotide sequence aaattaaatacTCAATAATTTTCAAAATCCTTTAAAATTTTAGTTGAATCCTAAAACTAGTCGATTGAGTTACTGATTTACAATTtaacaataatttttaaaaatttaaataaattattaaaatttatcaAATATTTTTAACCCATTAATCATCCATACCGACTTTAGAGGCAACGGTTATATCTCAGTTCTCAATTAGCATGGGTAGactattttttaaataaaaaatatcaaCAGAAATAAGCTTATTAAAATTGGAAACCAAAATTAGTTGGCTACCGTAGCTCATGTGAAGAGAGTTTGTCCCATGGCCGGGAAGGTACTGCCAATCTGCCGGCCATTTTTAGCTCCTTGGGAGGTACCAAATAAATGACTACTTGCGATCAAATTTGCTTTGGGCCCCAAGAGCTCGAACTTTCTTCTTTTGCTAAGACTAGGCAAGAGCTTCAATTCCTTTCCTCTTTCTAATGCGATCCCCTGCTTAAATTTGTGAATTCAACTGAAATCGAACCTATCATCTGGAGGTCACTTTATATTTAATTGTATTTCTATGATCTGAACTAAAAGTACAAATCAAATGATGATTGtaatttaaataaacaaaattgTGCATGTTACGATTCGTGTTCAATATTCGTGCCTCCCGCATGGGGACACGATTTCAACCATTACATCAATGCTTTGTTGGCTCCTAATAGCATATATAGAGAAACAATCTTAGGCTCCGTTTGAGAGTGTCATTGAAAACTGATGTACTGTGAGAAAAGTGTTCGTTTGAGAGTATCGTTGAAAACTGCTGTACTGTGAGAAAAGTGTTGTTGGAAAAAGGGCTGTCAGGaaaattagatgactgtttggtaattttttttaatttattcatattttgagatatgatatataaaaataatgttttGAGAATGTCTGATGATAAAATTGATAGTTATTTCTTACAAAAAGCTGAAAACAGCTTTTTCCAAAAGTACGAGGGACATGCTTTTGCTAACGACAATTTTTAGATCAAAAGCGatttttttagaatttaccaaacacCTTACTGACAGCTTTTCAGCAAAAAATTGTTATACCTATATGCAACAACAATACCAAACGAGCTTAATGTGAAATTACACAATATTAAATTAAAAGAATTAAGGTATAAAATAACCGtattttcaataaaaaaatttTAACACCGTTCACAACTTTCTTAGAATTGACATTTGTATTAGACATCCATTATTTGACAGTGTTAAACAAAAATAATGGACAAAATTGAGAAATTTGTTTTATAACGATTGTACTTTGTAAAGTTGAACCAACATGTACTTAACCTAAAGATTTGCATTGTGACATAATTATTTCCAAAATAGTACAGAAGTGTCTCACTATTTCCCAACAGGCTAAATACAATTTAACTGAAAATCCATCGAGGCCTTGCTACCGTTGCCCCTCTTTTATCACCAACTGGACTTCCATTTTTCATTGTATAATCAGAAACACCAATACCACATTAATTATTGGGCCGGGTTAACCCAAATTATAAAGCCCAATCCCATGAAACCCTAATATACCACACAAAATAAAAGTAAACATTTTGCTTCATTTTAGTAGCCGACTTGCCGCCTAGACAAGGCACAAACATAAAAAAGGCAAGTCCTATACATAATAATACACTACGTGAATTAAATAATGTCTAAAATAAAAGGAAGGCCATTTGCGTAAAGTACACATTACACACACTACAAAACTAGGGTTTGATGAATTTGTTTATAAATACAAACATATTGTCTCCAAAGCCCTACCTCTCTCTCTATTACACTAGACGCTTCTCTTGTAAGAACTCTCTCTCCTCTGCTTCTATATCCCTCTCTTTTTACTTGTGTTTATATCCTGTTTATGTATGTTTAGCTACGTGTTTCATTGCATGCTCTTGTAATAACTGCTGTTTTAGCATGTTTTTTTGCTCTGCTTTACGTTTATGTATTAGATCTTTACTTCATTAAGCTTGATTATGTTTGTTCAGTTAATGTTAGATCTGAGTTAGTTGATGTTACTATGTAGTAAATTATTGTGTTATGGTTTATGATGTTCTGTTAGATGTGTTATGTAATAAAATTGCAAGTCAACTCACTGGTTTGTTTGCTGTTAAGTAAGCTACTGTTAGTTGTTCTTTTGTAATTAAAATAGCAAAATTATAGGTAGCTAATGTGAATCGGTTTATTTTAACTAATTACCAATTTGTAAAACTTGTCTAGACATagaatgtgtgtgtgtgtgtgtttagaCACCTTATGACTTTGTCTGGTTATAGATGTTAGGTGAAGGTCTTTGCTATCAATTTGCGATTACTTGTAGTTATTTTTCGAGAATAGGATGTATTGATTTTTAGTTGCCGACTTCTTGCAACTTGGTAATCTGTTGCTCTATTGTAACAGTTTTACTTCAAATTTGCGAGATCCAGGTCCATTTATTGTTAATTGTTAGAGTTGTTTATATGGAATGTGTTTGGTATCGTTTAAGAAATTGAATTAACATATCTTTCTTTTGAACATTAAAAGTTAAAAATAGTTGTGTTTTCGTGCTAAAATTTTTTGGTCACACTTTTCCACTCAAGGCTATAAAGTTTTGTAGTTATTCTTGGTTTTACATAGATTTATTTTCTCAATACTCTGTTAAGAGTTTAATGTTGAATTGTTGATATAACTTTGTGATGTCTATATTCGACCAAGGTACTGGTCTTTGTTTTGGTATTGCAATTGGAGTAGTTTTCCTTCAGTTAATTCCACACGGATAGCTATTTTTTTTCAAAAAGGCTAACAGCTAGTTCATAATTATTTGAAAACAACAGAGTAATTTATTGGGATAATTGTATGAAATGTTAATGGGCAAGCTATGTTTTTATTATGTTACTGTGAATTGTTATTAAATTTCTATTAACTGTGTTCATTTTCTGCTATGCAGCTTTTAGCTAATCAGTATGGGTAAGGAAAAGATTCATATCAGCATTGTGGTCATTGGCCATGTCGACTCTGGAAAATCAACCACTACCGGTCATCTTATCTACAAGCTAGGTGGTATTGACAAGCGTGTGATCGAAAGGTTCGAGAAGGAGGCTGCTGAGATGAACAAACGTTCATTCAAGTATGCATGGGTTCTTGACAAGCTTAAGGCAGAGCGTGAACGTGGTATCACCATTGATATTGCTTTGTGGAAGTTTGAGACCACCAAGTACTACTGCACAGTCATTGATGCTCCCGGACATCGTGATTTCATCAAGAACATGATTACTGGAACTTCACAGGCTGATTGTGCTGTCCTTATCATCGACTCCACCACTGGAGGTTTTGAAGCTGGTATCTCTAAGGATGGGCAAACTCGTGAACACGCGTTGCTTGCATTTACACTTGGTGTCAAGCAGATGATCTGTTGTTGCAACAAGGTAACGATGTAGTTTCTTGCAAATGTTAATTGTGCTTTGGTTTACCTGGTATAAAATAAATTATCCCCCAACTTTATGAAATTCATTAACATGCTAATGCTTTAGAAGTTTTATCAAGTGTTCAATCTTCTTTTTGTGCATGTGTAGCTCAAACTGTTTTGTAATTTAACTGTTTGGCTTTGTATTTGATTGATACAGATGGATGCTACAACCCCCAAGTACTCCAAGTCTAGGTTTGAGGAAATCGTTAAGGAGGTGTCTTCATATTTGAAGAAAGTTGGGTACAACCCTGACAAAATTGCATTCATTCCTATCTCTGGTTTTGAAGGTGACAACATGATTGATAGGTCTACCAACCTTGATTGGTACAAGGGACCTACTCTACTTGAGGCCCTTGACCAGATCTCTGAGCCAAAGAGACCCTCAGACAAGCCTCTTCGTCTTCCCCTTCAGGACGTTTATAAGATTGGTGGTATTGGAACTGTGCCTGTGGGACGTGTTGAGACTGGTGTGATCAAGCCTGGTATGGTTGTCACTTTTGGCCCTTCTGGATTGACCACTGAAGTTAAGTCTGTTGAGATGCACCACGAGGCTCTCCAGGAGGCCCTTCCTGGTGACAATGTCGGGTTCAATGTTAAGAATGTTGCTGTGAAGGATCTCAAGCGTGGTTATGTTGCTTCCAACTCTAAGGATGACCCCGCCAAGGAAGCTGCCAACTTCACTGCCCAAGTTATCATCATGAACCACCCTGGTCAGATTGGAAACGGTTATGCTCCAGTGCTTGATTGTCACACTTGCCACATTGCTGTCAAGTTTGCTGAAATTCAAACCAAGATTGATCGTCGTTCCGGTAAGGAGCTGGAGAAGGAGCCTAAGTTTTTGAAGAACGGAGATGCCGGTTTTGTTAAGATGATTCCAACCAAGCCCATGGTGGTGGAGACATTTATGTCTTATCCTCCACTAGGTAGATTTGCTGTGCGAGACATGAGGCAGACTGTTGCTGTGGGAGTCATCAAGAGTGTGGAGAAGAAGGATCCCACCGGAGCCAAGGTCACCAAAGCTGCCATCAAGAAGAAGTGAACAGGGTCAATTGGAGTTTATGGTTGTTTTCATCTGGCACTTTTCATTTTAAGTGGGGTTTTTGTTCGGTTTCGTAGTATCTGTCTTGCTGTGTCAGGCACCTGGTCTCAGAATTGGGTGCTTGACAGGCGGTGGCAGACCGGCCCTCTACTTTTGTTGTTCAAGTTCTTCATGTTTGATTTTATGTATTAAAGACTAAATTCTTGTTTTAACAATGGTACCATTTCGGAGAAAAAACTTTATTGGATAACAAGTGATTTTAAAGTTATGAGTTTATTATGGAGACTCGGAGAGTGATATTGCTCAGAAGTGTTTATTTAAGTATCAATTCTATGCTACGTAGTACATAGTTTGAACCTTAAAGtaagaacatttttattttaagtaTCAATCCTATGTTACATAATTTGAACTTTGAAGCATGCATCTGAAAGTGAAACCACTGTACAGCATCAAAGACTGACTCCTAGTAGTTGGAAATTGCCCGCCACGAGTGTATTGATAAGATCAATCAAATTCTTTTTGTTCTTTTGTCTGGAAAAAAtcaatcaatttttaaaatttacatAGAACA carries:
- the LOC141693374 gene encoding elongation factor 1-alpha-like, with amino-acid sequence MGKEKIHISIVVIGHVDSGKSTTTGHLIYKLGGIDKRVIERFEKEAAEMNKRSFKYAWVLDKLKAERERGITIDIALWKFETTKYYCTVIDAPGHRDFIKNMITGTSQADCAVLIIDSTTGGFEAGISKDGQTREHALLAFTLGVKQMICCCNKMDATTPKYSKSRFEEIVKEVSSYLKKVGYNPDKIAFIPISGFEGDNMIDRSTNLDWYKGPTLLEALDQISEPKRPSDKPLRLPLQDVYKIGGIGTVPVGRVETGVIKPGMVVTFGPSGLTTEVKSVEMHHEALQEALPGDNVGFNVKNVAVKDLKRGYVASNSKDDPAKEAANFTAQVIIMNHPGQIGNGYAPVLDCHTCHIAVKFAEIQTKIDRRSGKELEKEPKFLKNGDAGFVKMIPTKPMVVETFMSYPPLGRFAVRDMRQTVAVGVIKSVEKKDPTGAKVTKAAIKKK